TGCCAGCCGTCACGAACTCACCGCCGTACTTCTTGATTCCCCGGTACTTCGGATTGGAATCGCGGCCGTTGCGTGAGGAGCCGACGCCTTTCTTATGTGCCATGACGAATACTCCGGAAAGGCAGCGCACCGCGAGGCGCGCCGCCGATGCTCAGCCGAGGGTGATGTCCTTGATGCGGACTTCCGTGAACTTCTGCCGGTGGCCCTGCTTGCGGGCGTAGTTCTTCCGGCGCTTGAACTTGAAGACGATGATCTTGTCTTCGAGGCCGTGCTTCACGATCTCCGCCGTGACCTTGGCGCCGGAGAGCGTGGGCACGCCCAGGCGGACCTGCGAGCCGTCGGAGCCGAGCAGCACGTCGTTGAATTCGACGGCGGTGCCCGCCTCGCCAAGCAGCGAGGGGATCCGAAGGGTCTTGCCCGGCTCGGCACGGTACTGCTTGCCGCCGGTGCGGATGATCGCGTAGCTCATGGGTGATTCCAGGTAGATGCGTTCCAAACGTAGCCTAGAAGCTTACCGGAACACGGTTTAGGTGTCAACTGGCTGAAGGCAGCCGAGTCGGGGAATATTGCGGGGAACGTGATGGGGCGTTTGCCCAGGCTGAAGTCTTTGCGACTCAGGCCAGGGCGTACTGCTGGGTGATGTCCCGCTGGGCGCCCCGCACCACGAGTTTGATCTCGTCGGGCTTGAGCAGCGGATCGTCGCGCAATTCGAGCGGGAACCCGGCCAGTTTTTCCAGCCGCTTCACGAACTCGTGTTCCTGCTCCAGCACGTGGAGCGCCACCTCCGGGTGCAGCCGGAGGGTGACCGACTCCTTCCGCCCCTCGGCCGCCATGCGCCGCACGGCCCGCTCGGTGCGCCGCACGATGGTCTCGGGCGTGAACACGCGTCCGGTGCCGCTGCAGGTCGGACAGGCCTCGGTCATGCTCTGGTAGTGGCTCTGGCGCACCCGCTGGCGCGTCATCTCCACCAACCCCAGTTCGGAGACGGCAAAGGCTTTGGTGCGTGCGCGGTCGCGACCCAGGTGGGTGCGGAGCTCGTGCAGCACCTTGTCGCGGTTGGCCTGCGTCTCCATGTCGATGAAGTCGCAGACAATGATGCCGCCCACATCGCGCAGCCGCAGCTGCCGCGCAATTTCCCGGGCGGCTTCGGTGTTGGTCTTGAAGATGGTCTTCTCGGGGTCACGTTTGCCCGTGTATCGCCCCGAGTTCACATCGATGGAGACCAGCGCTTCCGTTTGCTCGATGATGATATAGCCGCCGCTCGGCAGATCGCAGCGGCGCTTGAACAAGTCACGGATTTCGGTCTCGATGCCTTCCTTGTCGAACAGGGGCACCGTGGCTTCATACAACTTGACCCGCTCCACCAGCTCGGGCGCGATGCCCTGCAGGTATTCGGTGATCTCGTTGTACACCTGCTTGGAATCGACCGAGACGCGCTCCACCTTGGCGCTGAACAGGTCGCGCACGAGGCCGCGCGTGACGTTCGTTTCGCGGTGCACGAGGGCCGGCGCGCGCAGGAACTGGGTTTTGCGCTTGATGCGCTTCCAGTTGTTCATGAGCGTGTTGAGTTCACGCTCGAACGTTTCCTTGGTGGCGTCTTCCGACACCGTACGCACGATGACGCCGCCGGCGTCGTCGGGCAGCATTTCCCCGACCATGGCGCGCAGGCGCTGACGCTCGCCCCGCTCGTCGATCTTGCGGCTCACGCCCACCTTGGACGCAAAGGGCATGTACACCAGGAAGCGACCGGCCAGCGAAACCTGGGCCGTGACCCGGGGCCCCTTGGTTGAGATCGGCTCCTTGGTGATCTGCACCAGGATGTCCTGGCCGCGCTTGAGCAGGTCCTGAATGGGACGAACCTCTCGGCGCCCGCGGCGACCACCGCCGCCGCTGTCGTCCGACGAATCCTCGTCGTCGTCATCGTCGTCGGAGACCTGTTCGTTCTCCACGACCACGTCGGCCGCGTGCAGAAACGCGGACTTTTCGGTACCGATGTTGACGAAGGCGGCTTGAATACCGGGCAGCA
The Gemmatimonas sp. UBA7669 genome window above contains:
- a CDS encoding Rne/Rng family ribonuclease, with the protein product MKRELLVNATPRETRVAILEDGQLVELLVDRPDARRMVGDVYLGKVEAVLPGIQAAFVNIGTEKSAFLHAADVVVENEQVSDDDDDDEDSSDDSGGGGRRGRREVRPIQDLLKRGQDILVQITKEPISTKGPRVTAQVSLAGRFLVYMPFASKVGVSRKIDERGERQRLRAMVGEMLPDDAGGVIVRTVSEDATKETFERELNTLMNNWKRIKRKTQFLRAPALVHRETNVTRGLVRDLFSAKVERVSVDSKQVYNEITEYLQGIAPELVERVKLYEATVPLFDKEGIETEIRDLFKRRCDLPSGGYIIIEQTEALVSIDVNSGRYTGKRDPEKTIFKTNTEAAREIARQLRLRDVGGIIVCDFIDMETQANRDKVLHELRTHLGRDRARTKAFAVSELGLVEMTRQRVRQSHYQSMTEACPTCSGTGRVFTPETIVRRTERAVRRMAAEGRKESVTLRLHPEVALHVLEQEHEFVKRLEKLAGFPLELRDDPLLKPDEIKLVVRGAQRDITQQYALA
- the rplU gene encoding 50S ribosomal protein L21 → MSYAIIRTGGKQYRAEPGKTLRIPSLLGEAGTAVEFNDVLLGSDGSQVRLGVPTLSGAKVTAEIVKHGLEDKIIVFKFKRRKNYARKQGHRQKFTEVRIKDITLG